The Candidatus Polarisedimenticolia bacterium genome window below encodes:
- a CDS encoding phosphoribosylanthranilate isomerase — translation MRVKLCGITRLEDALVALELGVDAFGFNFVEGSPRRITADRARDICAALPPFVTRVGVFADELPAVMEGTALLAGLNCLQLHGDEPPEACQGIAFPWYKAHRVGPEFRPESVRLYRCGASLLDAHQPGRRGGTGMTFDWSVARQVSAYGRVILAGGLTPDNVAAAIAAARPYAVDVNSGVESAPGRKDRRLLAEFMSRVHRAAEAAESRA, via the coding sequence ATGCGCGTCAAGCTGTGCGGCATCACCCGGTTGGAGGACGCCCTGGTGGCGCTCGAGCTGGGAGTCGACGCCTTCGGCTTCAATTTCGTCGAAGGAAGTCCCCGGCGCATCACGGCCGACCGGGCGCGGGATATCTGCGCGGCCCTCCCGCCTTTCGTGACCCGCGTGGGCGTGTTCGCGGACGAGCTGCCGGCGGTCATGGAGGGGACCGCCCTGCTCGCGGGGCTCAACTGCCTGCAGCTGCATGGCGACGAGCCGCCTGAGGCGTGCCAGGGGATCGCCTTTCCGTGGTACAAGGCGCACCGGGTCGGCCCCGAGTTCAGGCCCGAGTCGGTGCGGCTCTATCGCTGCGGTGCCTCGCTTCTCGACGCCCACCAGCCCGGCAGACGGGGCGGGACCGGAATGACGTTCGACTGGAGCGTCGCGCGCCAGGTGTCGGCCTACGGTCGGGTGATCCTGGCGGGGGGGCTCACACCGGACAACGTGGCCGCCGCGATCGCCGCGGCCCGTCCGTACGCCGTGGATGTCAACAGCGGTGTCGAGAGCGCCCCCGGGCGCAAGGACCGCCGGCTCCTGGCCGAATTCATGAGCCGCGTGCACCGGGCGGCAGAGGCTGCGGAGAGCCGGGCATGA
- the trpC gene encoding indole-3-glycerol phosphate synthase TrpC encodes MDILEKIVQAKRAQIARDKAESPVRRMIELATTALPPRDLPQALRRPGSVSIIAEIKRASPSKGDIKPGADVARIAAVYEQAGAAALSVLTEAGFFLGAPEHLGQAKRAVSVPILRKDFILEEYQVYESRVLGADSILLIARILTSRELGTLIGVARSLHMEPLVEVHSEDEADRALGAGAALIGVNNRDLATMTVSIENSLRIAPRLPDGILRVSESGIESPQDIERLRAAGYHAVLVGERLMREADPGEALRTLIGGPP; translated from the coding sequence ATGGACATTCTGGAGAAGATCGTGCAGGCCAAGCGCGCGCAGATCGCGCGCGACAAGGCCGAGTCACCGGTGCGGCGCATGATCGAGCTGGCCACGACGGCGCTGCCGCCGCGCGATCTCCCGCAGGCGCTGCGCCGCCCGGGGAGCGTCTCCATCATCGCGGAGATCAAGCGCGCCTCGCCGTCGAAGGGGGACATCAAGCCCGGCGCCGACGTGGCCAGGATCGCCGCAGTCTACGAGCAGGCCGGAGCGGCGGCTCTCTCGGTGCTCACCGAGGCGGGGTTCTTCCTCGGCGCGCCCGAGCACCTCGGCCAGGCGAAGCGGGCGGTCTCGGTGCCCATCCTGAGGAAGGATTTCATCCTTGAGGAGTACCAGGTCTACGAGAGCCGCGTGCTCGGAGCCGATTCGATCCTGCTGATCGCGCGCATCCTCACCTCCAGGGAGCTGGGGACCCTGATCGGCGTGGCGCGCTCGCTCCACATGGAGCCCCTGGTGGAGGTGCACTCGGAGGACGAGGCGGACCGGGCGCTCGGCGCGGGGGCGGCGCTCATCGGCGTGAACAACCGCGACCTGGCGACCATGACGGTCTCGATCGAAAACTCCCTGCGCATCGCTCCGCGCCTGCCCGATGGGATCCTGAGGGTCAGCGAGAGCGGGATCGAGTCGCCTCAGGACATCGAACGGTTGCGCGCCGCGGGGTATCACGCCGTCCTGGTCGGCGAGCGGCTGATGCGGGAGGCGGATCCGGGCGAGGCGCTGCGGACCCTGATCGGGGGGCCGCCGTGA
- the trpD gene encoding anthranilate phosphoribosyltransferase has protein sequence MMDGGDAVQAVLARVVEGGGLSDDEAVASFEAIMDGRVAPARLAAFLVALRMRGETVSEIAAFARVMRARATRVRCGARVILDTCGTGGDGAGTFNISTLAAFVVAAAGVVVAKHGNRSVSSRCGSADLLEGLGIKVDVPVSAVERCLEEVGIGFLYAPALHEAMRHAAPVRREMGVRTVFNLLGPLINPAGARHQLLGVFDPARLGQVAEVLRELGSERALVVHGGGLDEITLHATTRFAELRDGRVVLGSLEPEDAGLGRASLEDLGGGDVRRNVSIARGVLDGERGPRRDVVLINAAAALLVAGRAGDLREGVALAAGAIDSGGARRIVENLRAICRPEG, from the coding sequence ATGATGGACGGCGGTGACGCGGTGCAGGCGGTCCTGGCGCGCGTGGTGGAGGGGGGCGGCCTCTCGGACGACGAGGCGGTCGCCTCCTTCGAGGCGATCATGGACGGCCGGGTCGCGCCGGCGCGCCTCGCGGCCTTCCTCGTTGCGCTCCGCATGCGCGGCGAGACGGTCTCGGAGATCGCCGCATTCGCGCGGGTCATGCGGGCGCGGGCCACGCGGGTGCGCTGCGGCGCCCGGGTGATCCTGGACACCTGCGGGACGGGCGGGGACGGTGCAGGGACCTTCAACATCAGCACGCTGGCCGCCTTCGTCGTGGCGGCCGCGGGTGTCGTGGTCGCGAAGCACGGCAATCGCTCCGTGAGCAGCCGCTGCGGCAGCGCCGACCTGCTGGAAGGGCTGGGCATCAAGGTGGACGTGCCGGTGTCCGCCGTCGAGCGCTGCCTCGAGGAGGTCGGAATCGGCTTTCTCTACGCGCCGGCCCTGCACGAGGCGATGCGCCACGCGGCTCCGGTGCGCCGCGAGATGGGCGTGCGCACGGTGTTCAATCTCCTGGGGCCCCTGATCAATCCGGCCGGGGCGAGGCACCAGCTGCTGGGCGTGTTCGATCCCGCGCGGCTGGGTCAGGTGGCCGAGGTCCTGAGGGAGCTCGGATCGGAACGCGCGCTGGTCGTGCACGGCGGCGGCCTGGACGAGATCACGCTGCACGCGACCACCCGGTTCGCGGAGCTGCGAGACGGCCGCGTGGTTCTCGGAAGCCTCGAGCCGGAGGACGCGGGACTCGGCCGCGCCAGCCTGGAGGATCTGGGCGGGGGGGACGTGCGGCGCAATGTCTCGATCGCCCGGGGCGTCCTGGATGGCGAGCGCGGGCCGCGCCGCGACGTGGTCCTGATCAACGCCGCGGCGGCGCTCCTCGTGGCCGGCCGGGCCGGGGATCTGCGGGAGGGAGTCGCGCTGGCGGCCGGCGCAATCGATTCGGGCGGAGCGCGGCGCATCGTCGAGAACCTGCGCGCCATCTGCCGGCCGGAGGGATGA
- a CDS encoding aminodeoxychorismate/anthranilate synthase component II, with amino-acid sequence MIVVIDNYDSFTYNLVQYLQELGAEVEVYRNDRITLDGVAARGPQAIVLSPGPKTPDAAGITLDTVRAFSGRVPILGVCLGHQAIGQAFGGRVVRAPSLMHGKTSLIRHDGKTLFTGLPDPFEATRYHSLVVDPDSVPEVLEVSARTEEGVVMGLRHRRHPTEGVQFHPESVLTLHGKALLKNFLDRPWAA; translated from the coding sequence GTGATCGTGGTCATCGACAACTACGACTCGTTCACCTACAACCTCGTCCAGTACCTCCAGGAGCTGGGGGCCGAGGTCGAGGTGTACCGGAACGATCGAATCACCCTGGACGGAGTCGCCGCCCGCGGGCCGCAGGCGATCGTCCTCTCGCCGGGCCCGAAGACGCCCGACGCGGCCGGCATCACGCTCGACACGGTGCGCGCCTTCTCCGGGCGCGTGCCGATCCTGGGAGTCTGCCTCGGTCACCAGGCAATCGGGCAGGCCTTCGGCGGCCGCGTGGTGCGCGCCCCCTCCCTGATGCACGGCAAGACTAGCCTCATCCGTCACGACGGGAAGACCCTCTTCACAGGGCTGCCGGACCCGTTCGAGGCCACGAGGTATCACTCCCTGGTCGTCGATCCGGACAGCGTCCCGGAGGTCCTGGAGGTCTCGGCGCGTACGGAGGAGGGGGTCGTCATGGGCTTGCGCCACCGGCGGCACCCCACGGAGGGGGTCCAGTTCCATCCGGAGTCGGTCCTGACGCTGCACGGCAAGGCGTTGCTGAAGAACTTCCTGGATCGGCCATGGGCGGCATGA
- the trpE gene encoding anthranilate synthase component I, which produces MKDGFNIHPGDLAELARQGNVIPLCREVGADLLTPVAAFLRLARGARQPFLLESVEGGEAIARYSFLGRDPSAVVRATVGMDGDGGPPLLALRRAMARHRPVRFPDLPRFTGGAVGYLSYDVARLVERLPCGVEDDLRVPDILFGIYDTVLAFDHLRQRIQIVSNIKTEENGRRLGPGALLDRYRAARRTIEAIERLLRRPAPPEQRRIRSRDRWRSNVSPARYKEGVDRAKDYIRAGDIFQVVLSQRFERRAAASPFSIYRALRRINPSPYMYYLDFGEVSLAGASPEMLVRVEGDRIQTRPIAGTRPRGRDDEEDRRQEEDLLADPKERAEHVMLVDLGRNDLGRVSRAGSIAVTRFMAVERFSHVMHLVSEVSGRLRPGQDAFDGLIACFPAGTVSGAPKVRAMEIIEELETTRRGPYAGAVGYIDYSGNLDSCITIRTTVMARGVAHVQAGAGIVADSNPASEHRECLSKAGALIEAIERAEAQA; this is translated from the coding sequence GTGAAGGACGGGTTCAACATCCATCCGGGGGACCTCGCGGAGCTGGCGCGCCAGGGCAACGTCATTCCACTCTGCCGGGAGGTCGGCGCCGATCTGCTCACCCCCGTGGCGGCGTTCCTGCGCCTGGCGCGCGGCGCCCGCCAGCCGTTCCTGCTCGAATCGGTGGAGGGGGGGGAGGCGATCGCCCGCTACTCGTTCCTGGGGCGCGACCCCTCCGCCGTCGTGCGCGCCACGGTCGGGATGGACGGGGACGGCGGGCCGCCGCTTCTGGCGCTCCGGCGGGCGATGGCGCGGCATCGTCCGGTCCGCTTCCCGGACCTGCCGCGCTTCACCGGCGGTGCCGTCGGGTACCTGTCGTACGACGTGGCCCGCCTGGTGGAGCGCCTGCCGTGCGGGGTCGAGGACGACCTGCGGGTTCCAGACATCCTGTTCGGGATCTACGACACGGTGCTGGCCTTCGACCACCTGAGGCAGCGGATCCAGATTGTCTCCAACATCAAGACCGAGGAGAACGGGCGCCGGCTCGGGCCGGGTGCCCTTCTCGACAGGTACCGCGCGGCACGGCGCACGATCGAGGCGATCGAACGCCTCCTCCGCCGGCCCGCGCCGCCCGAGCAGCGCAGGATACGGAGCCGCGATCGCTGGAGGTCGAACGTGTCGCCGGCGCGGTACAAGGAAGGCGTCGATCGGGCGAAGGACTACATCCGCGCCGGCGACATCTTCCAGGTCGTGCTGTCGCAGCGCTTCGAGCGCCGGGCGGCCGCCTCTCCCTTCTCCATCTACCGGGCGTTGCGCCGCATCAACCCGTCGCCGTACATGTACTACCTGGACTTCGGCGAGGTCAGCCTGGCGGGGGCCTCCCCCGAGATGCTGGTCCGGGTCGAGGGGGACCGCATCCAGACGCGGCCGATCGCCGGCACGCGACCGCGCGGCCGCGACGACGAGGAGGACCGGCGGCAGGAGGAGGACCTTCTGGCAGACCCGAAGGAGAGGGCCGAGCACGTCATGCTGGTGGACCTGGGGCGGAACGACCTCGGGCGTGTCAGCCGTGCGGGGAGCATCGCAGTCACGCGTTTCATGGCGGTGGAGCGCTTCTCGCACGTCATGCACCTGGTCTCGGAGGTCTCCGGGAGGCTGCGCCCGGGGCAGGACGCCTTCGACGGGCTGATCGCCTGTTTCCCGGCCGGCACGGTGTCCGGCGCCCCCAAGGTGCGCGCCATGGAAATCATCGAGGAGCTCGAAACGACGCGTCGCGGGCCGTATGCGGGGGCGGTGGGGTACATCGACTACTCCGGGAACCTGGACTCCTGCATCACCATCCGGACCACGGTCATGGCCCGGGGCGTGGCTCACGTCCAGGCGGGGGCCGGCATCGTCGCCGACTCGAACCCGGCGTCGGAGCACCGCGAGTGCCTGAGCAAGGCCGGGGCGCTGATCGAGGCGATCGAGCGGGCGGAGGCGCAGGCGTGA
- the aroE gene encoding shikimate dehydrogenase, giving the protein MPSRCLVIQVLACDTTDAMRRAYLAADPRADVVELRLDLVRDLDLDRLLALQGKPKLATVRSRQQGGGARPSEREPLLRRALQAGVEYIDLEFGDPDQVLMKGRGRARRILSYHDFNGTPADLQALHREMRQSAGEALLKIVTFADAASDLLRMRDLLRSATPGTLIAFCMGGRGIPSRILAPLWGSAALYAPARGTADSAPGQVPLEDLFDLYRFDRIGPGTRLLGVLGFPIGHSLSPRVHNAALGALDLDYRYLPLEARTMAEFLPILSEMRICGLSVTLPHKEAILPHLDALDGPARRIGAVNTVVKIWNRLEGFNTDVEAAVAPLRSRLTLQGLRVAVMGAGGAARALVHGLVAEGARVTLFNRTPSRARDLARALQVRHLPWARLRGFDADLLINATSVGLAPEIDRTPIPGTWIAAPVVYDIIYNPPETRLLREARARGLVVIDGLEMFVAQAAAQFELFTGRRAPLEVMRRAALAGLPSPPSRRRRR; this is encoded by the coding sequence TTGCCCTCGCGCTGCCTGGTCATCCAGGTCCTCGCCTGCGACACCACCGACGCCATGCGGCGCGCCTATCTGGCGGCGGATCCGCGGGCCGACGTCGTCGAGCTCCGCCTGGATCTCGTCCGGGACCTCGACCTCGATCGGCTGCTCGCCCTCCAGGGCAAGCCGAAGCTCGCCACGGTCCGCAGCCGCCAGCAGGGAGGCGGGGCGCGTCCCTCGGAGCGTGAGCCCCTGCTGCGGAGGGCGCTCCAGGCCGGGGTCGAGTACATCGATCTGGAGTTCGGCGATCCGGACCAGGTGCTGATGAAGGGGCGCGGCCGGGCGCGACGGATCCTGTCCTACCACGACTTCAACGGAACTCCGGCCGACCTGCAGGCGCTGCACCGGGAGATGCGCCAGTCCGCGGGCGAGGCGCTCCTGAAGATCGTCACGTTCGCCGACGCCGCCAGCGACCTCCTCCGGATGAGGGACCTGTTGCGTTCGGCGACCCCGGGCACCCTGATCGCCTTCTGCATGGGCGGAAGGGGGATCCCCAGCCGCATCCTGGCCCCTCTGTGGGGATCGGCGGCGCTCTATGCCCCGGCGCGCGGGACCGCCGACAGCGCGCCGGGCCAGGTCCCGCTCGAGGACCTCTTCGACCTGTACCGCTTCGACCGCATCGGGCCCGGCACGCGCCTCCTGGGTGTTCTCGGCTTCCCCATCGGCCACTCGCTGTCGCCGCGCGTCCACAATGCGGCTCTCGGGGCCCTCGATCTGGACTACAGGTACCTGCCGCTCGAGGCCAGGACGATGGCGGAGTTCCTGCCGATTCTGAGCGAGATGCGGATCTGCGGGTTGAGCGTCACGCTGCCTCACAAGGAGGCGATTCTGCCCCACCTCGACGCCCTGGACGGGCCGGCCCGGCGGATCGGCGCGGTCAATACCGTCGTCAAGATCTGGAACCGCCTCGAAGGCTTCAACACCGATGTCGAGGCGGCCGTGGCGCCGCTTCGATCCCGCCTGACGCTCCAGGGACTGCGCGTGGCGGTGATGGGGGCCGGAGGCGCCGCGCGGGCGCTGGTCCATGGACTCGTGGCGGAGGGCGCGCGCGTGACCCTGTTCAACCGCACTCCCTCGCGGGCCCGCGATCTGGCCCGCGCGCTTCAGGTACGGCACCTGCCCTGGGCCCGCCTGCGCGGGTTCGATGCGGATCTCCTGATCAACGCCACGTCCGTCGGGCTGGCGCCGGAGATCGATCGCACGCCGATTCCCGGAACCTGGATCGCGGCTCCCGTGGTCTACGACATCATCTACAACCCTCCCGAGACCCGTCTCCTGAGGGAGGCGCGGGCCCGCGGCCTCGTAGTCATCGACGGGCTCGAGATGTTCGTCGCCCAGGCGGCCGCGCAGTTCGAGCTGTTCACGGGCAGGCGGGCGCCCCTCGAGGTGATGCGGCGCGCCGCGCTCGCCGGCCTGCCATCCCCGCCCTCGCGGCGCCGACGGCGCTGA
- a CDS encoding cysteine synthase family protein has product MEPPRVCENILETIGNTPLVRIRRMNPEPNAVILAKLEGFNPMGSVKERIALRIVEEAERRGDLKAGMTLLESSSGNTGIGLAMVGAVKGYPVMITMAQKVSVERRQILLALGAEIVFTSKDGGSDEAWDLADRLHAGHPDRYFRVGQYVNPDNARAHYEGTAEEIWRQSGGRVDWLVLTLGTCGTLVGMARRLKERNARLKVVSVEPQERHTQQGLRNMTESRVPEIMDWSLVDERLTVADEDAYRAARDLARLEGIFAGISSGTAMHAALLIARRIRSGQIVTLLPDRGEKYLSTSLYPKGPDPS; this is encoded by the coding sequence ATGGAACCACCGCGCGTCTGCGAGAACATCCTCGAGACCATCGGCAACACGCCTCTGGTGCGCATTCGTCGCATGAACCCCGAGCCGAACGCGGTCATCCTCGCCAAGCTGGAGGGGTTCAATCCGATGGGGAGCGTGAAGGAGAGAATCGCCCTGCGCATCGTCGAAGAGGCCGAGAGGCGGGGCGATCTGAAAGCGGGGATGACCCTGCTGGAGTCGTCCAGCGGCAACACCGGCATCGGCCTCGCGATGGTCGGCGCCGTCAAGGGATACCCCGTGATGATCACCATGGCCCAGAAAGTCTCGGTCGAGAGGCGGCAGATCCTCCTGGCCCTGGGTGCCGAGATCGTGTTCACCTCGAAGGACGGCGGTTCCGACGAGGCCTGGGACCTGGCCGATCGGCTGCACGCCGGGCATCCCGACCGGTATTTTCGCGTCGGCCAGTACGTCAACCCGGACAACGCCCGGGCGCACTACGAGGGGACCGCGGAGGAGATCTGGCGGCAGAGCGGAGGGCGCGTCGACTGGCTGGTGCTCACGCTCGGCACGTGCGGCACCCTGGTCGGGATGGCCCGGCGCCTCAAGGAGCGCAACGCGCGCCTCAAGGTGGTCTCGGTCGAGCCCCAGGAACGTCACACCCAGCAGGGGCTTCGAAACATGACGGAATCGCGGGTGCCGGAGATCATGGACTGGAGCCTGGTGGACGAGCGGCTCACCGTCGCCGATGAGGACGCCTACCGGGCCGCCCGCGACCTGGCCCGGCTGGAGGGGATCTTCGCGGGGATCTCGTCCGGCACGGCGATGCATGCGGCCCTCCTGATCGCCCGGCGGATCCGGAGCGGCCAGATCGTCACGCTCCTGCCGGACCGCGGCGAGAAGTACCTGAGCACGTCGCTGTACCCGAAGGGCCCCGATCCCTCCTGA
- the priA gene encoding primosomal protein N', producing MSLLVASVAVPRPLRRLFSYAIPPALAPRCRRGVRVVVPFGRRKLTGYLLEVLAGDGPQGFAGALKPIEQVLDPEPVLDDAVLGLARFAADYYLASLGEMIRCALPGMQAVVRQVASITREGRAALEAGGGVLRDASLPAIASDPAAREILGVVAEFTSDRGAAIRLEDLKRRVGPRFKARDLARLRRAGLIEVTEIAASAGPRPLLEEHAILKTAEGARGGRQRLVLDALTEAGGRLEVSELLRRSGAARGTLRSLERRGHLALETREIPRLPVSLEMPVLDSPEVTPTTDQVKAIQAIRDAFAAGTFTTCLLHGITGSGKTEVYLRSIEAAVQAGRRALYLVPEIGLTPLLARRMRSRFGEVLALLHSGLTDGERYDEWRRIRSGRALVVLGARSAVFAPVPDLGLIVVDEEHDASYKQDEHPRYNARDLAIMRGKMAGAVVVLGSATPSMESYLQAQSGRYRLLPLPERIGRAGLPPVARVDMRQEFEETRHESVLSRRLLQALEERLRRREQSLVLLNRRGFSTFALCRACGEQIQCRHCSIPMTLHLRQKRLRCHYCDVSREVPASCPSCGSGHLHFGGTGTERLEEVLKGALPGARVERLDRDTARGRGSVEALLTRVERGEIDILLGTQMIAKGHDFPNVTLVGVLAADALLGLPDFRAGERAFQLLAQVAGRSGRGEREGEVIVQAYYADHHAIRFACEHDFTGFATRELAYRRAMNYPPYSTLASVIVRNRSEDRARAQAAQVGQVLRKRAGRRLQIMGPAPAPLERLRGEYRVQLLVKAGSRKEMQAALAETLTELERDPGRVERVAIDVDPMSTL from the coding sequence AGGTCCTCGCCGGGGATGGCCCGCAGGGTTTCGCGGGCGCCCTGAAGCCGATCGAGCAGGTGCTCGACCCCGAGCCGGTCCTGGACGACGCGGTTCTCGGGCTGGCCCGCTTCGCCGCCGACTACTATCTGGCCTCGCTCGGGGAGATGATCCGCTGCGCCCTGCCCGGAATGCAGGCGGTGGTCCGGCAGGTGGCGTCGATCACCCGGGAAGGCCGCGCCGCACTCGAGGCGGGGGGAGGCGTCCTGCGCGACGCCTCGCTTCCGGCCATCGCCTCCGACCCGGCGGCGCGCGAGATTCTCGGGGTGGTGGCGGAGTTCACCTCCGATCGCGGGGCGGCGATCCGACTCGAGGACCTGAAGCGACGGGTGGGCCCGCGCTTCAAGGCGCGCGACCTGGCGCGCCTGCGGCGGGCGGGCCTGATCGAGGTGACCGAGATCGCCGCGTCCGCCGGGCCGCGACCGCTCCTCGAGGAGCACGCTATCCTGAAGACCGCGGAAGGCGCTCGGGGCGGGCGGCAGCGGCTGGTGCTCGACGCCCTGACCGAGGCCGGCGGGCGGCTCGAAGTGTCGGAGCTCCTGAGGCGATCGGGGGCCGCTCGCGGCACGCTGCGCTCTCTCGAGCGGCGGGGCCACCTGGCGCTCGAGACACGGGAGATCCCGCGACTTCCCGTGTCGCTCGAGATGCCGGTCCTGGACAGCCCGGAGGTGACGCCCACGACCGACCAGGTGAAGGCGATCCAGGCCATCCGGGACGCCTTCGCGGCCGGCACGTTCACGACCTGCCTCCTGCACGGGATCACCGGCAGCGGCAAGACGGAGGTCTATCTGCGGTCCATCGAGGCGGCGGTTCAGGCGGGGCGCCGGGCGCTCTACCTCGTCCCGGAAATCGGGCTGACCCCGCTCCTGGCCAGGCGCATGCGATCGCGCTTCGGGGAGGTCCTGGCGCTGCTTCATTCCGGACTGACGGACGGTGAGCGCTATGACGAGTGGAGGAGGATCCGCAGCGGCCGCGCCCTGGTGGTCCTCGGAGCGCGGTCGGCGGTGTTCGCGCCGGTTCCCGATCTGGGCCTCATCGTCGTGGACGAGGAGCACGACGCCTCCTACAAGCAGGACGAGCACCCGCGCTACAACGCCCGCGACCTGGCGATCATGCGCGGGAAGATGGCGGGAGCGGTCGTGGTGCTGGGTTCGGCGACGCCGTCCATGGAGAGCTACCTCCAGGCGCAGAGCGGCCGATACCGGCTGCTCCCCCTTCCGGAGCGCATCGGCCGTGCCGGCCTGCCGCCGGTGGCGCGGGTCGACATGCGGCAGGAATTCGAGGAGACCCGGCACGAGTCGGTCCTGTCAAGGCGTCTCCTCCAGGCGCTCGAGGAGCGGCTGAGGCGACGCGAGCAGAGCCTGGTGCTGCTCAATCGCCGTGGGTTCTCGACTTTCGCGCTCTGCCGCGCCTGCGGGGAGCAGATCCAGTGCCGTCACTGCAGCATCCCGATGACGCTGCACCTCCGGCAGAAGCGACTTCGCTGCCACTACTGCGACGTCAGCCGGGAGGTGCCGGCGTCCTGCCCGTCATGCGGGAGCGGCCATCTGCATTTTGGCGGCACCGGCACCGAGCGCCTGGAGGAGGTGCTCAAGGGGGCGCTTCCCGGAGCCCGGGTCGAGCGCCTGGACAGGGACACGGCGCGCGGCCGTGGATCGGTGGAGGCGCTCCTCACCCGGGTCGAGCGAGGGGAGATCGACATTCTCCTCGGCACGCAGATGATCGCCAAGGGGCACGACTTCCCCAACGTGACGCTGGTCGGCGTCCTGGCCGCCGACGCCCTCCTCGGCCTGCCCGACTTCCGCGCGGGGGAACGGGCCTTCCAGCTCCTGGCCCAGGTGGCAGGGCGCAGCGGACGCGGCGAGCGCGAGGGGGAAGTGATCGTCCAGGCCTATTACGCCGATCATCACGCCATTCGCTTCGCCTGCGAGCATGATTTCACCGGCTTCGCGACCCGGGAGCTGGCCTACCGGCGTGCCATGAACTACCCGCCGTACTCGACGCTCGCGAGCGTCATCGTCAGAAACCGATCGGAGGACCGGGCCCGCGCCCAGGCGGCCCAGGTCGGGCAGGTCTTGCGGAAACGGGCGGGGCGGCGGCTGCAGATCATGGGGCCGGCGCCCGCCCCGCTGGAGCGGCTGCGCGGCGAATACCGGGTCCAGCTCCTGGTGAAGGCGGGCAGCCGGAAGGAGATGCAGGCCGCCCTGGCGGAGACGCTCACGGAGCTCGAGCGGGATCCGGGCCGCGTGGAACGCGTGGCGATCGACGTCGACCCGATGTCGACTCTCTGA